The Watersipora subatra chromosome 1, tzWatSuba1.1, whole genome shotgun sequence genome has a window encoding:
- the LOC137385653 gene encoding uncharacterized protein isoform X1 produces the protein MRMEDDDHNIGAYGNQAMLSDEEPAVSNNREDVACHVGGKAAPDTRGQIKGRPDTPGDRVNRVQSLQRFPGFKFGDAEGIRGFLNEQGSLKARRKVEKMKQRKAAGWTKSDNLEGYKEFAEVGDVLDFLGEGEESENPLSAQQQKKKMKKKVKHKCSSKLESRNGRSSATSSTASDSDHENIANPSSGINRSSATQTPSMNGCLSSASRPSLAKDGLNSLTLSIDSCIQSTSLSDIGAIENGLNSQSAEDDEFKEVQRKKKGVHKQMEKGKPLMPAAVFRQSNKNDCRSHSAAAANQTKAFPSVESAPSMDSSLNSFPMLSSVRGSAYLEPTPGVPVESAADEDRESIGSQSASCNKKTWAKIAAKPSSFNSNLSSVTKSHALNTPLLESAAGSSSQHNRTSNEQLPCSSWNGGPPVKTHLRNGCTEIEFGTVTSSNDIGANRLVHDILSQSRTEGQTRFPLRSHKNVPNNTKITSTDNRKKLRHQKKPVVFLDRHPGQPLSNNSIVFCFGNNDHLDQENHMLSLKSQTIEHCLPTITAQDTVSGCTGYASSPSCSNISAQSECLENTLLPQAGDVLPHILSASFDESSYDKHRFRSSHNINGSFNLSDAVSMLKKEWNCVLEMRKRYGNGAVKFSAELLSN, from the exons ATGAGAATGGAAGATGATGATCATAATATCGGAGCATATGGCAATCAGGCAATGCTTTCTGATGAGGAGCCTGCTGTCTCTAATAATCGTGAAGATGTAGCGTGTCATGTTGGCGGCAAGGCGGCACCAGACACACGAGGTCAAATAAAGGGAAGGCCCGACACTCCTGGAGACCGTGTAAACAGAGTTCAATCACTGCAGCGCTTCCCTGGCTTCAAATTTGGTGATGCTGAAGGGATCCGTGGCTTCTTGAACGAG CAGGGTAGCTTGAAGGCCCGTCGCAAAGTGGAGAAAATGAAACAGAGGAAAGCTGCCGGCTGGACAAAGTCAGATAACCTGGAGGGGTACAAGGAATTCGCTGAGGTTGGTGATGTATTAGACTTTCTCGGAGAAGGAGAGGAGAGCGAAAATCCTCTATCCGCTcaacaacaaaagaaaaagatgaagaagaaggtgAAACACAAATGTAGCTCTAAGTTAGAATCTAGAAATGGTAGATCATCTGCAACATCAAGCACGGCTAGTGATAGTGACCATGAAAATATCGCCAATCCTAGTAGTGGCATAAACAGATCTAGTGCAACCCAAACCCCTAGCATGAATGGCTGTTTATCCTCGGCCTCTCGGCCCTCTCTAGCCAAAGATGGTCTAAATAGTCTAACGCTCTCCATAGATAGTTGCATCCAAAGTACTTCTTTGTCAGACATAGGTGCTATAGAAAATGGACTGAATTCTCAATCAGCTGAAGATGATGAATTTAAAGAGGTGCAGCGAAAGAAGAAGGGCGTTCATAAACAAATGGAAAAAGGAAAACCTTTAATGCCTGCCGCAGTATTTCGACAATCTAATAAAAATGACTGTCGTTCGCATTCCGCCGCTGCAGCCAATCAGACGAAAGCTTTTCCCTCCGTCGAGTCAGCGCCAAGCATGGATTCAAGCCTCAACTCCTTTCCAATGCTTTCGAGTGTGAGAGGCTCTGCTTATCTTGAACCAACACCTGGTGTACCTGTCGAGTCTGCTGCGGATGAGGATAGAGAGTCCATCGGGTCTCAATCAGCAAGCTGCAACAAGAAGACATGGGCAAAGATAGCCGCCAAACCAAGTTCCTTTAATAGTAATCTATCTTCTGTCACCAAGTCTCATGCGTTAAACACACCCTTATTAGAATCTGCTGCTGGTTCATCTTCTCAGCATAATAGAACCTCAAATGAACAACTTCCATGCTCCTCATGGAATGGTGGACCACCTGTGAAGACGCATTTACGTAATGGTTGTACAGAGATCGAATTCGGGACAGTTACAAGCAGTAACGATATTGGAGCCAATCGGCTTGTGCACGATATTCTTTCTCAAAGCCGTACTGAAGGACAAACTCGGTTTCCCTTGCGTAGCCATAAAAACGTTCCAAACAACACAAAAATCACTTCGACTGATAATCGTAAGAAATTGCGACACCAAAAAAAACCTGTTGTGTTTTTAGATAGGCATCCAGGTCAACCACTTAGCAACAACAGCATAGTATTTTGTTTTGGCAACAATGACCATCTTGATCAAGAAAACCATATGTTATCATTAAAGTCCCAAACCATCGAGCACTGCCTTCCCACAATTACTGCACAGGACACCGTCTCTGGCTGCACAGGCTATGCTAGTAGCCCTTCATGTAGCAACATCTCTGCACAGTCTGAATGTCTAGAGAATACTCTACTACCTCAAGCTGGAGATGTGCTTCCTCATATTCTCTCAGCCTCATTTGATGAAAGCTCTTATGACAAACACCGCTTCAGGTCCAGTCATAATATAAATGGCAGTTTCAACCTTTCCGATGCCGTTTCAATGCTCAAAAAAG AATGGAATTGTGTGTTGGAGATGCGCAAGAGAT ATGGTAATGGAGCTGTCAAATTCTCAGCAGAGTTGCTCTCTAACTAG
- the LOC137385653 gene encoding uncharacterized protein isoform X2, which produces MRMEDDDHNIGAYGNQAMLSDEEPAVSNNREDVACHVGGKAAPDTRGQIKGRPDTPGDRVNRVQSLQRFPGFKFGDAEGIRGFLNEGSLKARRKVEKMKQRKAAGWTKSDNLEGYKEFAEVGDVLDFLGEGEESENPLSAQQQKKKMKKKVKHKCSSKLESRNGRSSATSSTASDSDHENIANPSSGINRSSATQTPSMNGCLSSASRPSLAKDGLNSLTLSIDSCIQSTSLSDIGAIENGLNSQSAEDDEFKEVQRKKKGVHKQMEKGKPLMPAAVFRQSNKNDCRSHSAAAANQTKAFPSVESAPSMDSSLNSFPMLSSVRGSAYLEPTPGVPVESAADEDRESIGSQSASCNKKTWAKIAAKPSSFNSNLSSVTKSHALNTPLLESAAGSSSQHNRTSNEQLPCSSWNGGPPVKTHLRNGCTEIEFGTVTSSNDIGANRLVHDILSQSRTEGQTRFPLRSHKNVPNNTKITSTDNRKKLRHQKKPVVFLDRHPGQPLSNNSIVFCFGNNDHLDQENHMLSLKSQTIEHCLPTITAQDTVSGCTGYASSPSCSNISAQSECLENTLLPQAGDVLPHILSASFDESSYDKHRFRSSHNINGSFNLSDAVSMLKKEWNCVLEMRKRYGNGAVKFSAELLSN; this is translated from the exons ATGAGAATGGAAGATGATGATCATAATATCGGAGCATATGGCAATCAGGCAATGCTTTCTGATGAGGAGCCTGCTGTCTCTAATAATCGTGAAGATGTAGCGTGTCATGTTGGCGGCAAGGCGGCACCAGACACACGAGGTCAAATAAAGGGAAGGCCCGACACTCCTGGAGACCGTGTAAACAGAGTTCAATCACTGCAGCGCTTCCCTGGCTTCAAATTTGGTGATGCTGAAGGGATCCGTGGCTTCTTGAACGAG GGTAGCTTGAAGGCCCGTCGCAAAGTGGAGAAAATGAAACAGAGGAAAGCTGCCGGCTGGACAAAGTCAGATAACCTGGAGGGGTACAAGGAATTCGCTGAGGTTGGTGATGTATTAGACTTTCTCGGAGAAGGAGAGGAGAGCGAAAATCCTCTATCCGCTcaacaacaaaagaaaaagatgaagaagaaggtgAAACACAAATGTAGCTCTAAGTTAGAATCTAGAAATGGTAGATCATCTGCAACATCAAGCACGGCTAGTGATAGTGACCATGAAAATATCGCCAATCCTAGTAGTGGCATAAACAGATCTAGTGCAACCCAAACCCCTAGCATGAATGGCTGTTTATCCTCGGCCTCTCGGCCCTCTCTAGCCAAAGATGGTCTAAATAGTCTAACGCTCTCCATAGATAGTTGCATCCAAAGTACTTCTTTGTCAGACATAGGTGCTATAGAAAATGGACTGAATTCTCAATCAGCTGAAGATGATGAATTTAAAGAGGTGCAGCGAAAGAAGAAGGGCGTTCATAAACAAATGGAAAAAGGAAAACCTTTAATGCCTGCCGCAGTATTTCGACAATCTAATAAAAATGACTGTCGTTCGCATTCCGCCGCTGCAGCCAATCAGACGAAAGCTTTTCCCTCCGTCGAGTCAGCGCCAAGCATGGATTCAAGCCTCAACTCCTTTCCAATGCTTTCGAGTGTGAGAGGCTCTGCTTATCTTGAACCAACACCTGGTGTACCTGTCGAGTCTGCTGCGGATGAGGATAGAGAGTCCATCGGGTCTCAATCAGCAAGCTGCAACAAGAAGACATGGGCAAAGATAGCCGCCAAACCAAGTTCCTTTAATAGTAATCTATCTTCTGTCACCAAGTCTCATGCGTTAAACACACCCTTATTAGAATCTGCTGCTGGTTCATCTTCTCAGCATAATAGAACCTCAAATGAACAACTTCCATGCTCCTCATGGAATGGTGGACCACCTGTGAAGACGCATTTACGTAATGGTTGTACAGAGATCGAATTCGGGACAGTTACAAGCAGTAACGATATTGGAGCCAATCGGCTTGTGCACGATATTCTTTCTCAAAGCCGTACTGAAGGACAAACTCGGTTTCCCTTGCGTAGCCATAAAAACGTTCCAAACAACACAAAAATCACTTCGACTGATAATCGTAAGAAATTGCGACACCAAAAAAAACCTGTTGTGTTTTTAGATAGGCATCCAGGTCAACCACTTAGCAACAACAGCATAGTATTTTGTTTTGGCAACAATGACCATCTTGATCAAGAAAACCATATGTTATCATTAAAGTCCCAAACCATCGAGCACTGCCTTCCCACAATTACTGCACAGGACACCGTCTCTGGCTGCACAGGCTATGCTAGTAGCCCTTCATGTAGCAACATCTCTGCACAGTCTGAATGTCTAGAGAATACTCTACTACCTCAAGCTGGAGATGTGCTTCCTCATATTCTCTCAGCCTCATTTGATGAAAGCTCTTATGACAAACACCGCTTCAGGTCCAGTCATAATATAAATGGCAGTTTCAACCTTTCCGATGCCGTTTCAATGCTCAAAAAAG AATGGAATTGTGTGTTGGAGATGCGCAAGAGAT ATGGTAATGGAGCTGTCAAATTCTCAGCAGAGTTGCTCTCTAACTAG